CGGCGACCGAAGAACCTGCGGCCTCAGCTATCCCAGAACCACCGCCGGTTGAAGTTGAAGAGGAGCAGCCCTCGTCTCTCATGAGTGATGAAAGTCGTACGCCGCCGCAAGTCGCACAAGCTGCTTCGGCGACACCTGATCTGACGCCTGTCACGTCATCCGTATCATCTCCATCCCCTGCACCAGTGATTGTCGAACCACCTGAGGCAGAGGAATCCTGGTTCGACATGATTGCCGGCTGGCTCCTCGCGTTCTGGAATTGGTTGATCAGTTAGTGCACTGCCTTCGCGCCTCTTATCACGACCACTTCTTGCGGTGTGACAAAGCTACTTGCGCATGCCCCACTCAGCGGCTGCCGTTCCGGCAAGACGTCCGGTTGCCAAACAGCCCGTGAGGAGATACCCACCGGTCGGCGCCTCCCAATCCAGCATTTCTCCGGCGCAGAATACGCCTGGACGCGAACGCAGCATCAATCGTGTGTTCACACCTTCGAAGGAGACGCCGCCGGCCGTGCTGATTGCTTCTTCAAGTGGACGAGGACTCCTGAGAGTCACCGGCAGAGCTTTGAGTATGGTAGCCAAGCGAACCGGATCGAAAAAGACTTCTTTGGGTACCGCCTCGCGTAGAAGACCTGCTTTAACTCCCGCGATTCCAGCGCACCGTTTGAGATGCGTTGCAAGAGTCCGCTTGCCGCGCGGCCTTGAAAGGTCTTGCGAAAGTCGCTTCAATGATCGATCCGGAGCAAGGTCTATCCACAATGTGGCTGCCCCTTCCGCTGCAATCGCATCACGCAGAGAGGCTGAGAGCATATAGATGACGCCCCCCTCCACTCCGTTCGCCGTAATCACAAACTCGCCCATCTGACGAACGACAGTTCCATCGAGAGCCTTCGTCGTGAGTTGCACCGTTTTCACAGGATGTCCCGAAAATGTCGTGCGGAAGTACTCGCTCCACCGCACATCGAACCCACAATTGGCCGGCTTCAGTGGGGCAATGGATACGGATCGTTCATTAAGAATCCGAACCCAGTCTGCATCAGATCCCAACTGTGGCCAACTGCCGCCGCCCAACGCAAGCACTACAGCATGAGCGCCCACATGAACCAGCCCTCCTGGAGTCGTGAAGAGAAGCCGCCCATCTTGATCCCACCCAACCCAGCGATGCCTGACATGGAACTGCACACCATCCGTTCGTAATCGTCGCAGCCAAGCGCGCAGAAGCGGTGCTGCTTTGAGATCCGTTGGAAAGACTCGTCCGGAACTACCGACAAATGTCTCAATGTTGAGGCTGTGCGCCCACGCCCGGATAGCTTCAGGAGGAAACGATTGGATCGCAGGTTCGATGTCAGGGCGTCGAGTGCCATACCGTGAGAGGAGCTGCTCCATTGGTTCTGAATGGGTCAGATTCAAGCCGCCTTTCCCTGCAAGGAGAAACTTTCTTCCGACTGAGGGCATGGCGTCATAGAGCGCCACTTCCACACCGCCAACGACAGCCGCCTCTGCGGCCATCAATCCAGTGGGACCACCACCAACAATTGCCACCGTTACCATCTACCTCCTAATAGTTCGTTATAAGAAATACAAGTAATCATGATAAATATACGGACATTATGAGGTCGATGCGCCGACTACATGGACTCATAGGCGTAGGATCATGACTACACATAATACGGTCGGTTGATGAATGAAAGCGGTACTACAGTAAATTTTTGGCGTGCTTAGAACTACTCTCACATGGTCTGCTTCTTGCTCACAGGCAATTATTGAGCACAGTGGCTGCTGTTTCATAAGGTTATTCACAAGTCCTTCTGGCCATTCTATGGCGCAGACTGGATCTAGAGGAGGATCATGATGCGCATTCGAGCGACCTGTTATGCCGTCCTTGGTATTGTTGGGCTACTGTCCAGCAATGTTCAAGACGTGTTCGCTGCTGAGGATTTAGGAAAAAGAAACAACTTACGCGTAACAAAACCCACACGTCCTCAAAATCCTGACGATTCGTTTAGCCGAATGTTCCCAGGCTTGTTACCGTACGCACCTCCGACGAATGAGGCAAGAGAACTGGCACAAAAAGTGGGTGTCCCAGGTGGCGTGTGCGACGCGCAAGATCTTCTCACGGATCCGATCCAGTCGATCCTCAACCCCGCCGTCCACAGTCCGAACAATCCCGACAATCCAAACATGACCGCGGGGATGACCTTCTTCGGGCAGTTCCTCGATCATGATATGACCCTTGCGTTGAAAGCTCCGATCAACGAACCCACCGACCCGAGGCGAACCACCAATTTTCGGAGTGCCGAGTTAGACTTGGATAGCCTCTATGGCGAGGGTCCCGATAAATCACCGGAACTCTACGATAGCAGTTCCGGTGACATTAAATTCAAGGTGGAGGAAATTCCTGGGTCGGAGACCGTATCCCGAGGAGGCAAAGTTCGCTTTGATCTTCCGCGTGATGGGAACAACAACGCCATCATCGGAGACGGCCGGAATGATGAAAATATCATCATCAGTCAATTCCATCTGGCGATGCTGATGTTTCACAATGCGGTCGTCGACCATTTGCGAGCGGATCCGACCAAGGCCAATCTCTCAGCCAAGCAGATCTTTACTGAAGCTCAGCGCGAGGTCCGCTGGCACTATCAATGGATCATCGTGAATGAATTCTTGCCGCTTACGATCGGACAAAATCGAGTGAACGAGATCATGCGTCGAGGTCCCCGATTCTATAATCTGGGCGACCGTTCACGAGACCGAGAGTTTCGTTCGCGCCGCCAAGACCCATTGATCCCAGTAGAATTCGCCGTCGCCGCTTACCGGTTCGGGCACTCCCAGGTCCGGCCCAGTTATCGAATGAACTTCGGAGCAGCGCCCGGCAGCGAGTTCTTTGCCTTCATCTTCGATGACTCAGCAGATCCCAACAATCCCGACCCCAACGACATGCGTGGCGGCAAGAGGGCGGCTCGTCGATTCGTCGATTGGCAGACCTTCTTCAAGCTGGACAGTGCGAACTTCCGTCCCAACAAGCGGATCGACGGCAAGATCTCGACTCCTCTGTTTCTCCTGCCTGGACAAAAAGGACCAGCTGCGGGTCTCCCCACCGATGGACCCCAGTCCCTGGCATCCCGAAATCTCATGCGTCACGTGAACTTTGGGATCCCTTCAGGACAAGCCATTGCACGTGTGATGGGAGTTCGGGTTCTGACTCCAGAGCAACTCTCAGAATTTGCGGACTTCAACATGGCGAACAACACCCCACTCTGGCTCTATATCCTGAAAGAGGCCGAAGTCCTTGAACAGGGTTTGCGCTTGGGACCAGTAGGAAGTCGAATTGTCGGCGAAGTCTTTATTGGACTTCTGAAAGCCGATCGAGACTCCTACCTGTCTACAAACAGAAACTGGAAACCGACTCTACCGTCTGCGAAATCCGGAGACTTTGAGATCGCCGATCTCCTGAGGTTCGCCGGAGTCGTTCATCCGGTGGAGTAATTGGTCTTGCAGCATACTGGATGCCCTCTGTCGTAGAGGGCATCCAGTCCAGCCGTCCTCAAGACTCACTTGTCTCACCGCACCGCCCATCTTTGGCACAGAAACTCTCCCTCGTGCTGCGTGAATGGTAATCGGCGACCCCACGCCTCCGGTCGAACTCAATCACATAACAGTCTTCAAACATCTGTTTAAGTTGCTTGCGCCCTCGCTGGACACGAGATTTCATGCCGGATAACGAAACACCCATCTGTTTAGCAGCAGCCTGTTGCGTCAGCCCATCGATCTCGACGAGTGTGATGGCGTTTCGATAGTCTGGTGAGAGCCGCTCAATCATGGGACGAATGCACCCAGCAAGTTCCGATCGTGACTCCCTACCCTCATCTCGACGAACAGCCTCTGAGTTCTTTGATACTTCATTGAAGACTTCAAGTTCTGAACTCAATCCAGCAGGGATCTCCCGTTGTCTTCCAGGCTTTCGGTAATGATCTAATGATCGCATTGCGCGTGACCTGATAGATCCAGTAGACGATTCGGCGAGGATCGTTCACCGTGTCCATCTGCCGATGGACACGTACAAAGACGTCCTGCAGAATGTCGTCAACATGACCATCATCGTTCACCCGCTTGGCGATGAAGACCCGGAGGCCATCATGTACCTGGCGCCAGAGTTCTTCCGTCGTCTTCGTCATGATGGCCTCTCCCTCATCGTATCCAATACGGTACTGCATCGGTTCAAGCTCCGCAAGCAGCTGGCTCATGGGAGCCGGCCTTCTTCGGCACGCAGCAGCCTGTTTGACTGAGTCCTCCAGTGACTTCCATCTGCTCATGGACGGTAAAGATCTCCCAGGCATTACCGTCCGGATCGGTAAACCAGAGTTTATCCTGTCTGGCAAAACAACACGCGACGTTGTCTTCGACTCTCTCAAGTATCCCTTCATGTTGCAACCGACCTTTCCAGTCGGCAATTTCCTGAATCGTCTCAACCTCGATGCCCAAGTGATCAACGGCACTTATTTCACCACTGGAAGACACCAGCGAAAAGTTCAGCGCTGGGGCCTTCAGATCGAACTTGGCATAGTCGGCCACCTGTTTTTGTGGCGGCACGCCAAACACTTTTTCATAGAACGCCACCGACTTGGCGACATCACGAACATCCAGCGAAATATGGGGACGCATAGAGCACCTCCTTGTTTGCAAGCTGCAGATGATTCTGCGCTCATCTCTATAGACGGAGGCGCTTCAAAAAGGACGCAACCCTGCAAGGCAGAGAGCCTGGCTCACACTCGAGTCTTGGCGAAGCAACCGTTGAGATGGTCGTCCACCATCCCCACCGCCTGCATGAAGGCATAGATGATAGTGCTTCCGACAAAGCGGAAACCTCGTTTCTTGAGGTCCTTTGAGAGCGCGTCGCTCTCCGGGCTTGTGGCCGGAACATCCGCCATCGTCAGGGGGTTATTTAACCTTGGCGTCCCGCCGACAAATTGCCAGACATACCGGTCGAACGTGCCGAATTCTTTCTGCACAGCCAGAAACGCCTGTGCGTTCGTCACCGTCGCATCAACCTTCAATCGATTTCGGATGATACCAGGATCGTGTAATAACCGTTTTTTGTGGCTGACGGTGAACTTCGCCACTCTCGCAGGATCAAATTCAGCGAAGGCTTTTCGGTAGTTCTCACGTCGCTTTAAGA
The nucleotide sequence above comes from Nitrospira sp.. Encoded proteins:
- a CDS encoding VOC family protein, which gives rise to MRPHISLDVRDVAKSVAFYEKVFGVPPQKQVADYAKFDLKAPALNFSLVSSSGEISAVDHLGIEVETIQEIADWKGRLQHEGILERVEDNVACCFARQDKLWFTDPDGNAWEIFTVHEQMEVTGGLSQTGCCVPKKAGSHEPAACGA
- a CDS encoding TIGR03862 family flavoprotein, which translates into the protein MVTVAIVGGGPTGLMAAEAAVVGGVEVALYDAMPSVGRKFLLAGKGGLNLTHSEPMEQLLSRYGTRRPDIEPAIQSFPPEAIRAWAHSLNIETFVGSSGRVFPTDLKAAPLLRAWLRRLRTDGVQFHVRHRWVGWDQDGRLLFTTPGGLVHVGAHAVVLALGGGSWPQLGSDADWVRILNERSVSIAPLKPANCGFDVRWSEYFRTTFSGHPVKTVQLTTKALDGTVVRQMGEFVITANGVEGGVIYMLSASLRDAIAAEGAATLWIDLAPDRSLKRLSQDLSRPRGKRTLATHLKRCAGIAGVKAGLLREAVPKEVFFDPVRLATILKALPVTLRSPRPLEEAISTAGGVSFEGVNTRLMLRSRPGVFCAGEMLDWEAPTGGYLLTGCLATGRLAGTAAAEWGMRK
- a CDS encoding sigma-70 family RNA polymerase sigma factor; this encodes MRSLDHYRKPGRQREIPAGLSSELEVFNEVSKNSEAVRRDEGRESRSELAGCIRPMIERLSPDYRNAITLVEIDGLTQQAAAKQMGVSLSGMKSRVQRGRKQLKQMFEDCYVIEFDRRRGVADYHSRSTRESFCAKDGRCGETSES
- a CDS encoding DNA-3-methyladenine glycosylase I — protein: MAIEKKPETRCPWAGEQPHMIRYHDREWGKPVRHDRRLFEMLLLEGAQAGLSWDTILKRRENYRKAFAEFDPARVAKFTVSHKKRLLHDPGIIRNRLKVDATVTNAQAFLAVQKEFGTFDRYVWQFVGGTPRLNNPLTMADVPATSPESDALSKDLKKRGFRFVGSTIIYAFMQAVGMVDDHLNGCFAKTRV
- a CDS encoding peroxidase, yielding MRIRATCYAVLGIVGLLSSNVQDVFAAEDLGKRNNLRVTKPTRPQNPDDSFSRMFPGLLPYAPPTNEARELAQKVGVPGGVCDAQDLLTDPIQSILNPAVHSPNNPDNPNMTAGMTFFGQFLDHDMTLALKAPINEPTDPRRTTNFRSAELDLDSLYGEGPDKSPELYDSSSGDIKFKVEEIPGSETVSRGGKVRFDLPRDGNNNAIIGDGRNDENIIISQFHLAMLMFHNAVVDHLRADPTKANLSAKQIFTEAQREVRWHYQWIIVNEFLPLTIGQNRVNEIMRRGPRFYNLGDRSRDREFRSRRQDPLIPVEFAVAAYRFGHSQVRPSYRMNFGAAPGSEFFAFIFDDSADPNNPDPNDMRGGKRAARRFVDWQTFFKLDSANFRPNKRIDGKISTPLFLLPGQKGPAAGLPTDGPQSLASRNLMRHVNFGIPSGQAIARVMGVRVLTPEQLSEFADFNMANNTPLWLYILKEAEVLEQGLRLGPVGSRIVGEVFIGLLKADRDSYLSTNRNWKPTLPSAKSGDFEIADLLRFAGVVHPVE